In the genome of Thermococcus sp. Bubb.Bath, the window TAAGCAAGGTCGAGATGAGCTATGCGTTCAAACTCCTCCTCGACGAGCTGAAGGCTATGGCCATTAGGCCTTCCCTCAAGCTTAGGGATAGGGTGTGAGAGCCATGCAGTCGATGAAAAAGGTCATTGGGAGTATCGAGTTTGGAATCCTCTCACCGCAGGAAATAAGGAAGATGAGTGCGGCCGAGATAAGCGTTCCCGACACCTACGATGATGACGGCTACCCCATAGAGGGTGGCCTCATGGACAAGAGGCTCGGTGTCATCGACCCAGGTCTTCGCTGTGAGACCTGTGGTGCCAGGGCTGGGGAGTGCCCCGGTCATTTTGGTCACATAGAGCTCGCCCGTCCGGTAGTCCACGTTGGATTCGCCAAAACGGTTCAGAGGCTCCTTGAGAGCACGTGCAGGGAATGTGGAAGGGTAAAGCTCACCGACGAAGAGATAGAGGAGTACATGCAGAAATTCGAGGTCATCGGCGACAGGAAGAAGGCCAAGGACAAGCTTATCAAGGAGATACACAAGAAGGCCAAGGAGAGGATGGTCTGCCCCCACTGCGGCGCCCCACAGTTCCCCATCAAATTCGAGAGACCAACGGTCTACTACGAGCTCAGGAAGGACGAAGAAGGCAAGGAGTACAAGCACAGGATGATGCCCAGCGAGATAAGGGAGCGCTTTGAGAGGATACCCGACAAGGACCTCCCGGTTCTGGGCCTCGACCCTGAGAAGGCTAGGCCGGAGTGGATGATACTGACGGTCCTCCCGGTTCCGCCGGTTACAATGAGGCCCTCAATAACACTTGAGAGCGGCATTCGTGCCGAGGACGACCTCACCCATAAGCTCGTCGACATTATCCGTATCAACAACCGCCTTAAGTCCAACATCGAGGCCGGTGCGCCACAGCTCATCATTGAGGACCTCTGGGACCTCCTCCAGTACCACGTTACCACATACTTCAACAACGAGACCTCCGGTATTCCACCTGCCAAGCACAAGAGTGGAAGGCCGCTTAAGACCCTCGCCCAGCGTCTAAAGGGTAAGGAGGGCAGATTTAGAGGAAACCTCAGCGGTAAGCGTGTCAACTTCTCCGCTCGTACGGTCATCAGCCCCGACCCGATGATAAGCATCAACGAGGTTGGTGTTCCACTCGCCATAGCTATGGAGCTCACCGTTCCGGAGAAAGTCACCGAGTTCAACTTTGAAAAGCTGAAGCAGAGGGTTCTCAACGGACCCGAGAAGTACCCCGGTGCCAACTACGTAATCGACCCTGAGGGAAGAAGAATACGTATAATGGAAACCAACCGCGAGAAAATTGTCAATGAACTCCTCGACCTCGGGTGGACGGTTGAGAGGCACCTTGAGGATGGCGACATCGTTCTCTTCAACCGTCAGCCTTCGCTCCACAGGATGTCCATTATGGCCCACCGCGTTCGCGTTATGCCCTACAGGACCTTCCGCCTCAACCTGCCGGTCTGCCCGCCATATAACGC includes:
- a CDS encoding DNA-directed RNA polymerase subunit A' is translated as MQSMKKVIGSIEFGILSPQEIRKMSAAEISVPDTYDDDGYPIEGGLMDKRLGVIDPGLRCETCGARAGECPGHFGHIELARPVVHVGFAKTVQRLLESTCRECGRVKLTDEEIEEYMQKFEVIGDRKKAKDKLIKEIHKKAKERMVCPHCGAPQFPIKFERPTVYYELRKDEEGKEYKHRMMPSEIRERFERIPDKDLPVLGLDPEKARPEWMILTVLPVPPVTMRPSITLESGIRAEDDLTHKLVDIIRINNRLKSNIEAGAPQLIIEDLWDLLQYHVTTYFNNETSGIPPAKHKSGRPLKTLAQRLKGKEGRFRGNLSGKRVNFSARTVISPDPMISINEVGVPLAIAMELTVPEKVTEFNFEKLKQRVLNGPEKYPGANYVIDPEGRRIRIMETNREKIVNELLDLGWTVERHLEDGDIVLFNRQPSLHRMSIMAHRVRVMPYRTFRLNLPVCPPYNADFDGDEMNLHVPQTEEAQAEAKILMEVQNHIISPRYGGPLIAGIQDHISGGYLLTREGAYFTRIEVEQMLTFAGVEIDELPEPDKFENGQPLWSGKRIFSLLLPDDLTIWYRNKLCDEPERCAAIEKLIEEKLVPDPEEVRAIAYDGFVYIQNGKLLSGAIDKKAYGREDGKLLDLIVREYGADRARQFLDQVTKLTIWVITHKGFTTAIDDEDLPREALDRIHEIIREAEERVNSLIEAYKRGELEPLPGKTLEDTLESKIMAVLAEARDNAGKVAERYLGMGNHAVIMAKTGARGKILNITQMAAMLGQQSIRGKRLYRGYRGRVLSHFKQGDLGARAKGFVTNSYKSGLTPQEYFFHAMGGREGLVDTAVRTAQSGYMQRRLINALQDLKVDYDGTVRDPTGIIVQFKYGEDGVDPMRSWGGKTLDVDRIIVRTLAKKRSGKA